CCGACCCGGCGGGCCTGGCCGCGGACTTCACGCGGATGATGGAGAACGCCATGGGCAAGGAGGTCGCGGACGTGGCGCTGCGGCTCTGGACCCCGGTGGGCGTGGAGATCCGGTTCGTGAAGCAGGTCGCGCCGACCGTCGCCGATCTGACCGGCAGACGCACGGAGGCGGGCCCCCGGGCCGGGGACTACCCGACCGGTTCCTGGGGCGACGAGTCCCGCGACTACCACGTGTGCGTCCTGGTGCCGGAGGCCGGCATCGGCCAGGAGATGCTGGCCGCCCGCGTCTCGCTGATCCTGCCCGACCCCTCGGGCGCGGGCGCCCCGCAGACCCTGTCGCAGGGCCTCGTACGGGCCGTGTGGACGGACGACATGGTGGCCTCGACCTCGATCAATCCGCAGGTCGCGCACTACACGGGCCAGGCGGAACTGGCACAGGTCATCCAGCAGGGCCTGGACGCACGCAAGTCCGGCGACTTCGACGGCGCGACGGCGAAACTGGGCCGTGCGGTGCAGCTGGCGTCGGCCTCCGGGAACCAGGACACTGCGAAACTGCTTTCGAAGGTGGTCGACGTCGTCGATGCCGCGACAGGTACTGTGCGACTGAAGGCGAAGGTTGCGGAAGCGGACGAGATGACCCTCGAAACGCGCTCCACCAAGACCGTTCGCGTCAAGAAGTAACACGGCACGGTCATCGAACGACCAGCGGCCGTGAGCACAGAGCGACCAGACGTACGCGTCGGGCGAGGACGCCCGCGATCGACAGCATGACGGCCTCCGGGGCCGGACGAGGAGAGGGGGAAGCGCCGACATGCCGACCTGCCCGAACGGACACCAGTCGGGTTCCGAGGACTGGTGCGAGGTCTGCGGACACCGCATGGCCACCGGCGGTGCGCCCGCAGGCGCGGTGCCCCCGCCTCCTCCGCCGCCGCCCGCGCCCGGTTACGGCTACCCGCAGCAGGGTTCCGGCGGTGGCCAGCCCACCATGCAGGCGGAGCTGTGCCCGCAGTGCCGCACGCCGCGTGAGGCGATGGCGCCGTACTGCGAGGAGTGCCGCTGGAACTTCCTCACCAACACGGCGACCTCCTACACCCCGCTGGCCCCGCAGCACGGGACGCCCGGCGGACCTCCGCCCGGCCTCAACCTGCCGCCCGGATTCCAGGCACAGGGTCCCGGTGGCCGGCCTGGGCCCGGTGGTCCTGGCGGACCCGGTGGCCCTGGTGGCCCCGGTGGGCAGCCCGGTCCCGGCGGTCAGGGCGGCCCGCCCGGCGCGCCCCAGCCGCGCGACCCGTTCGACTACCAGGGCTCCCGCCCCTCGCAGATGAACCGTCCCGCCGAGCCGCTGGCCCCCGAGCAGAACGGTCCACACGGGAACGGCGGTCCGCACGGGAACGCCGGCCAGGGCGGGCCTCCGCCGCAGGGGTTCCAGCAGAGTCCCCCGCCGCCCTCGTTCCAGCAGGGTCCTCCGCCGCAGCAGCAGTCCGGATCCTCGCCGTTCGAACCGCGGCAGTCGGGGCCCTCGACCCACTCGCCCTTCGAGCCCCGGCATTCGGCTCCCTCGCCGTTCGAGCCCCAGCAGGCCTCGCCCTTCGCACCGCCGCAACAGCAGCAGCAGTCGCCGGGGCCCACCGGCGGCGAGGACGACTGGATGCTGCCGCCGCCCTCCCAGGCCCAGCATCCCCAGCAGTCACAGCCCCACCCGTCACAGCCGCCGCAGGCGTTCCAGCGGCCCGGCCCCCACCAGGGACAGGGCCACGGACAGGACCAGGGGTACGACCAGCAGGGCCAGCAGGGCCACGGCCCGCAGCACGGCCAGGACCAGGGCTTCGACCAGGGTCAGCAGCACGGCGGGGCGCCCGATCAGGGCCGTCCCCAGCAGTCCGGCACCTGGACCGCCGTGATCGCTCCGGACCGCGCGTACTTCCTCGCGATGATGCAGCGCAGCGGCCCCGAGGCGACCGGGCTGAACCTGCCCGCGTACTCCCCGGAGCAGCGCCTTCCGCTCACCGGGAGCCAGATCACCATCGGGCGTCGCCGCCACAGCACCGGCGAGTCCCCCGACGTCGATCTGTCGGTGCCCCCGGAGGACCCGGGCGTCTCGCACCAGCACGCGGTGCTGGTGCAGCAGCCCGACGGCGGCTGGGCGGTCGTGGACCAGAACTCCACCAACGGCACCACGCTGAACGGCGCCGAGGACCCGATCCAGCCCTACGTCCCCGTACCGCTCCAGGACGGCGACCAGGTGCACGTCGGGGCGTGGACGACGATCACGGTGCGCCGGGACTGAGGCGGCCCGCGCCGCTCACCCGCCGCCGAGCGGCCAGGTGTGCGGACCCTGCGGGTCGTCGAGCCAGGCCCACTGCCGGCCCTGGCCGACCGTGATGCCGTACCTCTCCCGCTGCGGGCGCTCCTCGCGCTCCCAGAGGGAGAGTGCCTCGCGCGGATCGAGGGTGCCCGCGGTCAGGGTCAGGAGGAACCGGAAGAGGTCGTCCCCGGCGACCCGGCGCGGCAGTCCGCCGAGGTGCGGCAGCACGCCGGGCCCCGGAAGCGCCCCGCGCAGGGGCACGAAGTACGCCGGGGTGTGCAGGAAGTGCCCCTCGGCGCGCGGGCCGTGCGCCGTCGCGCGGACCCGGAGCAGGACCAGGCCGGTGGCGAGCGGCGCGAGGATGCGCGCCCCGGGACGGCACTGTTCCGGCCAGGTCCCCGGTACGGACGGCAGGGTGCAGGTCGCGATGATCCGGTCGTACGGGGCGCGCTGGGGGCAGCCCCGGGCCCCGTCGCCGGTGACCACCGTCGGGTGGTGTCCGGCCGCGGCGAGGTGGCCCCGGGCCGACTCCGTGATCTCCGGGTCCAGGTCGACGCTGGTCACCGCGGAGTCGCCGAGCCGGTGGGCGAGCAGCGCCGCGTTGTAGCCGGGGCCGGTGCCGATCTCCAGGACCGTGTGTCCGTCCCGTACGTCGAGGGCGTCGAGCATCAGGGCCATCAGGGACGGCTGGCTGGAGGACGAGACGAGTTCGCCGTCCTTGACGCGGGTGGCCAGCGCCCCGTCGGCGTACACCCCGCGCAGCCAGCGGGAGCGCCGTTCGGGATCGGGGTCCTCGCCCCAGAGGCGCTCGAAGCCCCGGATTCCGTGCACGTAGTAGAAGGGCACGAACAGGTGGCGGGGCACCTCGGCGAAGGCCGCGCGCCAGGCGGGGTCGGTGAGCTCGCCCCGTGCGGCGATCTCCCGCACGAGGGCTTCCCGCGCCGCGTCGGCCCCGGGCGGGGAGGGGCCCTGCCGGTGTGCACCCATGTCTCCACTGTCCTGCGCCGGGGCCGCGCGGGCGAGCGGTCGAGCGGGCTTTTCGGCCCATGGTCCTAGGACCCCCGCCCTCGGCCGGTGCGTCTGCGACCATGGACGGGTGACTGAGATTCCGCGCGACACGCTTCAGGAGCAGACCTTCTACGAGCAGGTCGGCGGCGAGGCGACCTTCCGGCGCCTGGTGCACCGCTTCTACGAGGGCGTGGCGGGCGACGAGCTGCTGCGGCCGATGTATCCGGAGGAGGATCTGGGTCCGGCCGAGGAGCGGTTCGCGCTGTTCCTCATGCAGTACTGGGGCGGCCCGCGCACCTACAGCGACCACCGGGGCCACCCGCGGCTGCGGATGCGGCACGCGCCGTTCCGGGTGGACCGGGCGGCGCATGACGCCTGGCTCGCCCATATGCGGGTCGCGCTGGACGAGCTGGGGCTCGCGCCCGAGCACGAGCGGCAGCTGTGGGACTACCTGACCTACGCCGCCGCCTCGATGGTCAACACCGCCGACTGACCGGCGTCAGCACCGCGCCCGATCACCTTCAGCAACGCGGCCCGATCACCGTCAGCACGGCGGCCTGAACGCCGTCAACACGGCGACTAGCGCGCCGAATGATCAGATCTGCACGATCCGTGACCGGGCAACTCCGGAATTCGACACTCCACCTCCGCATAACGATCACGATCGCATCAAGGTGCACCTGTAAGCGGTTACCGAAACCCTGTTGCCTCTGAAAGCATCACCGGTACGTCGGGGGGCGTGCGCACGCGGTGTTTCCGGGGCTGGGGGATCAGGTGACGGGTTTCGTCCTTCTGCGGGTGAGGGCTCACCGCCTCCTGCTGTCCGCGGCCGTCCTCGCCGTCCTGCTGACCACCTCCGTCCTGGCCGCGCTCACCGCGTTCTCCGGTTCCGTGGGCGACGCGGCCCTGCGCCACACGCTCACCCACGGCTCGGCCGCCTCCGCCGCCCTCGTCGTCTCCGCTTCCGTGGACCACG
The nucleotide sequence above comes from Streptomyces sp. NBC_01116. Encoded proteins:
- a CDS encoding FHA domain-containing protein encodes the protein MPTCPNGHQSGSEDWCEVCGHRMATGGAPAGAVPPPPPPPPAPGYGYPQQGSGGGQPTMQAELCPQCRTPREAMAPYCEECRWNFLTNTATSYTPLAPQHGTPGGPPPGLNLPPGFQAQGPGGRPGPGGPGGPGGPGGPGGQPGPGGQGGPPGAPQPRDPFDYQGSRPSQMNRPAEPLAPEQNGPHGNGGPHGNAGQGGPPPQGFQQSPPPPSFQQGPPPQQQSGSSPFEPRQSGPSTHSPFEPRHSAPSPFEPQQASPFAPPQQQQQSPGPTGGEDDWMLPPPSQAQHPQQSQPHPSQPPQAFQRPGPHQGQGHGQDQGYDQQGQQGHGPQHGQDQGFDQGQQHGGAPDQGRPQQSGTWTAVIAPDRAYFLAMMQRSGPEATGLNLPAYSPEQRLPLTGSQITIGRRRHSTGESPDVDLSVPPEDPGVSHQHAVLVQQPDGGWAVVDQNSTNGTTLNGAEDPIQPYVPVPLQDGDQVHVGAWTTITVRRD
- a CDS encoding VWA domain-containing protein, whose product is MANFSKSNVPQFSVEVYQNAFLPEGGREVNAIVTVTSTGGGTTGGVPLAGSAPAPAYGPGRGPDAAVVLMVDCSGSMDYPPTKMRNARDATAAAIDALRDGTRFAVVAGTHVAKDVYPGNGRLAVADQQTKAQAKDALRKLSAGGGTAIGTWLRLADRLLGSAEVGIRHGILLTDGRNEHEAPEDLRAALDSCAGRFTCDARGVGTDWEVKEVTGIAAALLGTADIVADPAGLAADFTRMMENAMGKEVADVALRLWTPVGVEIRFVKQVAPTVADLTGRRTEAGPRAGDYPTGSWGDESRDYHVCVLVPEAGIGQEMLAARVSLILPDPSGAGAPQTLSQGLVRAVWTDDMVASTSINPQVAHYTGQAELAQVIQQGLDARKSGDFDGATAKLGRAVQLASASGNQDTAKLLSKVVDVVDAATGTVRLKAKVAEADEMTLETRSTKTVRVKK
- a CDS encoding methyltransferase domain-containing protein; translated protein: MGAHRQGPSPPGADAAREALVREIAARGELTDPAWRAAFAEVPRHLFVPFYYVHGIRGFERLWGEDPDPERRSRWLRGVYADGALATRVKDGELVSSSSQPSLMALMLDALDVRDGHTVLEIGTGPGYNAALLAHRLGDSAVTSVDLDPEITESARGHLAAAGHHPTVVTGDGARGCPQRAPYDRIIATCTLPSVPGTWPEQCRPGARILAPLATGLVLLRVRATAHGPRAEGHFLHTPAYFVPLRGALPGPGVLPHLGGLPRRVAGDDLFRFLLTLTAGTLDPREALSLWEREERPQRERYGITVGQGRQWAWLDDPQGPHTWPLGGG
- a CDS encoding globin; amino-acid sequence: MTEIPRDTLQEQTFYEQVGGEATFRRLVHRFYEGVAGDELLRPMYPEEDLGPAEERFALFLMQYWGGPRTYSDHRGHPRLRMRHAPFRVDRAAHDAWLAHMRVALDELGLAPEHERQLWDYLTYAAASMVNTAD